In Rhizobium sp. CIAT894, the genomic window GCCTTCGTTGTCGTCTCGCAGTTGAAGATCAACGTGATGAATGCCTATGCCGGCTCGCTCGCCTGGTCGAACTTCTTCTCGCGGCTGACCCACAGCCATCCCGGCCGCGTCATCTGGCTGGTCTTCAACGTCGCAATCGCCCTGCTCTTGATGGAGCTCGGCATCTACCGGCTGCTGGAGGAAACGCTCGGCATCTTCTCGATCGTCGCCATGGCCTGGCTCTGCACGATCTCCGCCGATCTCTTCATCAACAAGCCGCTGGGACTGGCGCCCCCCGGCATCGAGTTCAAGCGCGCCCATCTCTACGACGTCAATCCGGTCGGCCTCGGCGCCATGACGTTGTCGGCGACGGTGTCGCTGATCGCCCATTTCGGCGCCTTCGGCGAAATCGCCGCCTCGCTCGCTCCCTATATCACCCTCGTCATCGCCCTGGTCGCCTCACCCGTGCTCGCCTGGGCGACGAAAGGCAGGTTCTATCTCGCCCGCAAACCGCGCCAGAGCTGGAAGACCCTGACGAACATCACCTGCTCGGTCTGCGAGCACCCGTTCGAGCCGGAAGACATGGCCTGGTGCCCGGCCTATGCCGCGCCGATCTGCTCGCTCTGTTGCTCGCTGGACAGCCGCTGCCACGACATGTGCAAACCGGCCGCCCGTTTCAACGCCCAGGTCGGCACCGTCGCCAAGGCACTGCTGCCGGAAACTGTTCTGGGCAAGCTGACGACGCGCCTCGGCCGCTACGGCATTGCCGTCGTGCTGGCACTGACCGCCATCGGCGCAATCCTGGCGATGATCGCCCATCAAGTTGCCGCCGCCTCACCCGAGACGGCCGAGGTCGTCAACCGCACGATCCTCATCGTCTTCTTCGTCTTCTCGATGATTTCAGGCGTCGTCTGCTGGTTCTATGTGCTCGCCCATGACAGCCGTGTCGTGGCCGAAGAGGAATCCTCGCGGCAAAACACCCTGCTGCTGAAGGAAATCGCCGCCCACAAGAAGACCGACACCGCCCTGCAGAACGCCAAGGAGACGGCCGAGGCCGCCAATCGCGCCAAGAGCCGCTACGTCGTGGGCTTGAGCCACGAACTGCGCACGCCGCTCAACGCCGTGCTCGGTTATGCCCAGATCCTCGAGCGCGACGAGACCATTCCGGCGCCGCGCCAATCCTCGATCAAGGTCATCCGCCGCAGCGCCGAACACCTCTCCGGGCTGATCGACGGCCTGCTCGATATTTCCAAGATCGAAGCCGGCCGCCTGCAGGTCTATTCCAACGAGATCAACATCCAGGATTTCCTCGACCAGATCGTCGACATGTTCCGCCCGCAGGCGCAGGCGAAAGGGCTCGCCTTCGTCCATCAGCGTTCGCCGGCCGTGCCGCAATTCGTCCGTACCGACGAAAAGCGGCTGCGTCAGATCCTCGTCAACCTGCTCTCCAATGCCATCAAATTCACCGATGAAGGCAGTGTGACCTTCGATGTCGGCTATCGCAGCCAAGTGGCGACCTTCACTGTCACCGATACCGGCCGCGGCATCACCGAGAGGGATCTGAGCCGCATTTACGAACCCTTCCAGCGTGGCGAAGCCGAAAGCGTGCGGCCGATGCCAGGCCTCGGCCTCGGCCTCACCATCACCCGGCTTCTGACCAACACGCTCGGCGGCGAGATTTCGGTTTCGAGCATCAAGGACGAAGGTTCGACCTTCCGTGTCCGCCTCATGCTGTCGGCCGTCATGCGCGCCATGGCCGCCGCACCGCAGGAGAAACGCATCGCCGGTTACGACGGTCCGCGCCGCACGATCGTTGTCGTCGACGATAACGAAGACCATCGCGAGATGATGCGTGAAATCCTGGCGCCGCTCGATTTCATCGTGCTGACGGCGGCAGGCGGCGCCGAATGCCTGACGCTGATCGAGGGAATTATACCGGACCTCTTCCTTGTCGATATCCTGATGCCCGGCATGAACGGCTGGCAGCTCGTCTCGCGTTTGCGCGAGGCCGGTCAGACCGCACCGGTGCTGATGCTTTCGGCCAATATCGGTGATGCGGCGGTTCTCGGCGACAGTGACGACAGCCACAATGATGCGATCGGCAAACCGGTCGACATCCGTCAGCTGCGCGACAAACTCGCTCTGCATCTTGGCCTGACGTGGATCTATGCCGACGCCGCGACCGCCGTTCCCGTCAAGACCGAAGCGCCGATGCGGAGTCCCGGTGCCGCCCATGTGCAGGAATTGCTGCGGCTCGGCGAAATCGGCTATATCAGAGGCATCGAAGCCAAGCTTTCGGACCTTGCCAAGGTGGAGGCAAATCAGCCATTCACCGAGAAACTCCGCGCCTATGTCGCCGCCTTCGATCTCGCCGGCTTCATGACCTTCCTGCACGACTTCGACGAAAAGGTGGAATCCATTGGCTGAGCCGGCCCTGCCCCGCGACATCGTTCTGCTCGTCGACGACTCGCCCGAAGCGCTCGGCTTTCTGACCGACGCGCTCGAACAATCCGGCTTTTCCGTACTGATCGCCACATCGGGCACGGCAGCACTTGGCATCGTCGAGCGCATCACACCCGATCTCATCCTGCTTGACGCCGTCATGCCCGCCATGGATGGATTCGAAACCTGCCGCAGGCTGAAAGCGAATGCCGCTGTCGCCCAGGTGCCCGTCATCTTCATGACCGGCTTGACCGAGACCGAGCACGTCGTGCACGCGCTGGAATCCGGCGGTGTCGATTACCTCAGCAAGCCGATCAACATCGACGAATTGCGCGCCCGCATCCGGGTCCATCTGCGCAACGCTCGCTCGGCCCAAAGCGCCCGCGTCGCGCTCGACGCCGCCGGCCGCCATCTGCTGGCCGTCAAGGGCGATGGCGCTATCCATTGGTCGACGCCGCAGGCGACACGGCTGGTCAATGCCGCCATGGGCAGCGACGACGGCATGGAAATCGTCGTTCGCCATATCGCCGGCTGGATGCGCAACCGCGTCGCTGCGGTGCGCGACGGCATCATCTCGATCGCCCATGCCGGCCAGGCGGCGCTGCAGCTCGCCTTTCTCGGCGCGATCGGCCCCGACGAATATCTCTTCCGCCTCACCGCCGCCAATCAGCGCAGTGACGACGAGATGCTGCGCCAGCGCTTCTCGCTCACCCAGCGCGAATCCGAAGTGCTGCTCTGGATCGCCAAGGGCAAAGCCAACCGCGACATCGGCGAGATATTGGGACTGTCGGCGCGCACGGTGAACAAACACCTCGAACAGATCTACGTGAAGCTCGGCGTCGAGAACCGGGCATCGGCCGCCGTCAAGGCGACGCATGTGCTGCACGAGATGTGAGGGATATTGGGCGGCATCGCCGCCGGGATTGCCGAGGACCTTCGTGACAGCCGGCAATTGACGGAAATCGTCGGCGCCAGATAAGCGGCACGGAGGCAAACGGAAATTCAGCTCCCCACAGAACGAAAGAAGCCCGGCCGAAACCGGGCTTCCATCAGATCGTAGTACCAATAAGCAAGCTAAGCTTACTTAGCTTCCTGCGGGACGTAGGTGTACTTGCCGTCCGCGCCCTTCTTCCATTCGTACATGATGTAGCCAGGAATCTTCGGGTCGCCCTTTTCGTCGAACGAAATGTCGCCGAGAACCGTCGGGAACGGACCCTTTTCCTTCATGGCCGTGGCGACAGCTTCAGGATCCACCGAACCGGCAGCCTTGGCGGCTCCCGCGATCGCCTGCATCGCAGCGTAGGAGTAGAGCGTATAGGCTTCCGGGTTGAAGCCGGCGGCCTTGAACTTTTCGACGAGTTCCTTGTTGGCCGGGTTCAGCGTCGGATCGGGGCCGAAGGTGTTGAGCGTACCGGCAACGGCGTCACCAGCGATCGAGGCCAGTTCGTTCGAAACGATACCGTCGCCCGAAACCAGCGTTGCCTTCAGGCCCTGGTCGGCGGCCTGACGAATGATGAGACCGGCTTCAGTGTGCAGACCGCCCCAATAGATAATCGAGACGCCGGCTTCCTTCATCTTGGCGATGAGGGCCGAGAAGTCCTTGTCGCCGACGTTGATGCCTTCGTACATGACTTCCGTCAGACCGGCGGCATTCATCGCCTTCTTGGTTTCGTCGGCAAGACCCTGACCGTAAGGCGTCTTGTCGTGAACGACGGCGATCTTGGCGTCCTTGAAGTGATCGGCGAGATACTTGCCGGCGATGGCGCCCTGCTGGTCGTCACGGCCGCAGGTGCGGAACGTGTTCCAGAGGCCCCGTTCGGTGAACTTCGGGTTCGTAGCAGCCGGGGTGATTTCGAGGATGCCGTTTTCGGCATAGACTTCCGAAGCCGGGATCGAAACGCCCGAGTTGAAGTGGCCGATGACGAACTTGACGCCGTCAGCAACGAACTTGTTGGCGACCGAGATGCCCTGCTTCGGGTCGGAGACGTCGTCGCCGAGCTCGATCTTGATCTGCTCGCCGTTGATGCCGCCAGCAGCGTTGATGTCGGCGGCCGCCTGCTCGGCGCCCTTCTGGAGCTGAGCGCCGAATGCGGCGTTCGGGCCGGTCAGCGGACCAGCGACAGCGATGAGGACGTCGGCCCAAGCGTTGCCGCTGAAGGCGACCATCGCCGTCAGAGCCACTGCCGACAGAAGAGACTTCTTCATATTGTTACTCCCAATTTTTGGGCGGGTTCCGGTCCAAGGCCCGACGCATTACCCACCATTGACTGCGCCAGGAAAGCTGTTCCACTCTGAAGGCAATTCATGCCTAGTTTCAACGGACTGTCAATGTTTGTCCTTCCACGAAAACGCGGAAGTTTTTTCGTACAGCCAGTAATAGTTGTTGACCATCTGGTTGGTGCGGCGAAAGCGGAAGCCGGCCGTTGCAAAGACCAGCAGCGTGACGAAATCGATGCCATAGTAGACGGCGTCGAGCATCGGCCCGTCGAACAAGGCGTGGTGCAGAAACTGCATCGCCCAGGCAAGCAGGAAGGTGTAGATCACGGCTAACGGATAATTGTTCCAGCCGTCCGCCACAGCCTTACCGGCTCGCCAGGCCGTCCAGAAGCCGATCAGCACGACGAGGCCCCGAATGACAACTCGGACACCGGCATCGCTTTCGAAGAAAAGTCCCTGCATGTTAAACTCTCCCTTCGACTAGTGTCTTCCGCCTTCGAGATAGGCGGCGCGGACCTCAGGATTGGCGAGCAGTTCCCTGCCGGAGCCGCTCATCGTTACCTTGCCGTTCACCATCACGTAAGCGCGGTGCGAAAGCTTCAAGGCGGCGAATGCATTCTGCTCGACGAGGAAAACCGTCAGCCCTTCCTGTTCGTTGAGCTTCTTGATCGCCTCGAAGATGCCCTTGACGATCAGAGGCGCAAGGCCGAGCGATGGTTCGTCGAGAAGCAGGAGCTTCGGGCGCGCCATCAGCGCGCGGCCGATGGACAGCATCTGTTGCTCGCCGCCCGAAAGCGTGCCGCCGCGCTGGGCGTGGCGTTCCTTGAGACGCGGGAAGAGCGTGAAGATCTTCTCGACGTCCTCGGCGAAATATTTGAGATTATCCAGGCCGGCGCCCATCTGGAGGTTTTCCAGAACCGTCATGCGCGGGAAGATGCGACGGCCCTCCGGCGACTGCGCGATGCGCAGGCGAGCGATTTCGTGGGTCGGCATCTTGGTGATATCGCGACCCTCGAAGACGACAGAGCCGGTACGGGCCTGCGGGCTGCCGCAGATCGTCATCATCAGCGTCGACTTGCCAGCGCCATTGGCGCCGATCAGGCTGACGATCTCGCCCTTGTTGACATGGACATCGATGCCGGCCAATGCACGGATATTGCCGTAATAGGTTTCGACGCCGTTCACCTGAAGGAGCGGTTGACCCGTCATTACTTCGTCGCCCATCAGTTTGCGCCTCCTTCGAGCTGCTCGACGGTTGCGATCACCTCTTCCACCTCTTCATCCTCGACGCCGAGATAGGCCGCGATGACCTTCGGATCGTTCTTCACGTGATCCGGTGTGCCATCGGAAATCTTCTGGCCGTATTCCAGGACGACGACGTGATCGGAGATTTCCATGACGACCGACATGTCGTGCTCGATGAGCAATATCGACGTTCCGGTTTCGGCACGGATGCTCTGCAGCAGCTCGTTGAGCGTTGCCGATTCCCGCGGGTTCAGACCTGCGGCCGGTTCATCGAGGCAAAGCAGCTCCGGACCGGTGCACATGGCGCGGGCGATCTCAAGGCGCCGCTGGGCGCCGTAGGGCAGATCGCCCGCCGGGTCGTCGGCACGGTCGATCAGATCGGCCTTTTCGAGCCAGTGACGTGCAAGCTCGACCGCAGCGGCCGCCTCCCGTCTGTAAGGGCCGATGCCGAGGAGGCCGAGGATCGTATAACCCGATGCCTGCATCAGCTTGTTGTGCTGGGCGACCAGCAGGTTCTCGAGAACGGTCAGGCCGGAGAACAGCCGGATGTTCTGGAAGGTGCGCGCCACCTTGGCTTCCTTGGTGATGCGGAAGTCAGGCAGACGCTCGAGCAGGTACTGCTTGCCGCTCTTCTGGTTGAGCGTAATCATTCCCATCGTCGGCTTATAGAAGCCGGTGATGCAGTTGAAGACGGTGGTCTTGCCCGCGCCGTTCGGCCCGATCAGCGCGGTAATATCGCCGCGCTTGGCTTCGAAGGAGAAGTCGTTGATGGCCATCAGGCCGCCGAACTTCATCGACAGGTGCTCGACTTTGAGAAGCGTATCGCTCGACATCGTATTGGTAACGGGGCTCATCAACCGTGGCCCTCCTTGGTGAAGCTTCCGGATATTGCCTTGCGTTCCTTGAGGAAAGCCGTCGGTTCACGCGAACCGACGAAACCGCGCGGCTTGAACAGCATGACCACGACCATGGCGAGGCCGAAGAGCAGCATGCGGTAGAGTTCCGGCGTGAAGTCTGGCCCGAAGACCACTTTCAGGAAGTCCATTTCGCGCAACGCTTCGGTACCGCCGACCATAACGATCGCGGCGACCGCGATGCCGGTCAGCGAGCCCATGCCGCCGAGAACGACGATGGCGAGAACGACAGCCGATTCCAGGAAGATGAAGGATTCCGGCGAAACGAAGCCCTGGCGCGCTGCGAAGAACGAGCCGGCGAAGCCGCCGAACATGGCGCCTGTCGCAAATGCGGTGAGCTTGGTCGTCACCGTGTTGATGCCGAGCGAACGGCAAGCGATCTCGTCTTCGCGCAGCGCTTCCCAGGCACGCCCGATCGGCATGCGGCGCAGCCGGATGGTAACGTAAGCCGTCAGCATGCAAAGCGCCAGGATCAGATAGAAGAGGAAGATCTTGTAGTAAGCGGAAGACATCGGCAGGTGGAAGAGCTTGGCAAAACCGCCGGCCGTCGCATCGAAAGGAATGCCGAAGAGCGTCGCCTTCGGAATGCTCGAGATGCCGAAGGTTCCCTTGGTCACG contains:
- a CDS encoding DUF6867 family protein, encoding MQGLFFESDAGVRVVIRGLVVLIGFWTAWRAGKAVADGWNNYPLAVIYTFLLAWAMQFLHHALFDGPMLDAVYYGIDFVTLLVFATAGFRFRRTNQMVNNYYWLYEKTSAFSWKDKH
- a CDS encoding ABC transporter ATP-binding protein, giving the protein MGDEVMTGQPLLQVNGVETYYGNIRALAGIDVHVNKGEIVSLIGANGAGKSTLMMTICGSPQARTGSVVFEGRDITKMPTHEIARLRIAQSPEGRRIFPRMTVLENLQMGAGLDNLKYFAEDVEKIFTLFPRLKERHAQRGGTLSGGEQQMLSIGRALMARPKLLLLDEPSLGLAPLIVKGIFEAIKKLNEQEGLTVFLVEQNAFAALKLSHRAYVMVNGKVTMSGSGRELLANPEVRAAYLEGGRH
- a CDS encoding ABC transporter ATP-binding protein, producing the protein MSPVTNTMSSDTLLKVEHLSMKFGGLMAINDFSFEAKRGDITALIGPNGAGKTTVFNCITGFYKPTMGMITLNQKSGKQYLLERLPDFRITKEAKVARTFQNIRLFSGLTVLENLLVAQHNKLMQASGYTILGLLGIGPYRREAAAAVELARHWLEKADLIDRADDPAGDLPYGAQRRLEIARAMCTGPELLCLDEPAAGLNPRESATLNELLQSIRAETGTSILLIEHDMSVVMEISDHVVVLEYGQKISDGTPDHVKNDPKVIAAYLGVEDEEVEEVIATVEQLEGGAN
- a CDS encoding response regulator transcription factor; amino-acid sequence: MAEPALPRDIVLLVDDSPEALGFLTDALEQSGFSVLIATSGTAALGIVERITPDLILLDAVMPAMDGFETCRRLKANAAVAQVPVIFMTGLTETEHVVHALESGGVDYLSKPINIDELRARIRVHLRNARSAQSARVALDAAGRHLLAVKGDGAIHWSTPQATRLVNAAMGSDDGMEIVVRHIAGWMRNRVAAVRDGIISIAHAGQAALQLAFLGAIGPDEYLFRLTAANQRSDDEMLRQRFSLTQRESEVLLWIAKGKANRDIGEILGLSARTVNKHLEQIYVKLGVENRASAAVKATHVLHEM
- a CDS encoding ATP-binding protein: MAARQRIIPVRREYNRWVANQTLEDYALRFTAKSARHFSSQRISQTAIGAISFLALEAIGGAITLSYGTTNAFYAIIVASIAMLAIGLPISRYAIRHGVDIDLLTRGAGFGYIGSTITSLIYASFTFMLFAIEASIMSGALELTLGIPLWIGYILSAVMVIPLVTHGVRLISKFQLMTQPFWIVLNILPFIFIACLDWEKFDLWRAFAGIHHASGPPGTVADFDLVEFGAASAVILALMSQIGEQADFLRFLPPEPRRKWRHRLAVFLAGPGWVIIGAPKLLAGSFLVVLTFASGVPLDRAADPAQMYLTAFGYMVPWHNAALLLMAAFVVVSQLKINVMNAYAGSLAWSNFFSRLTHSHPGRVIWLVFNVAIALLLMELGIYRLLEETLGIFSIVAMAWLCTISADLFINKPLGLAPPGIEFKRAHLYDVNPVGLGAMTLSATVSLIAHFGAFGEIAASLAPYITLVIALVASPVLAWATKGRFYLARKPRQSWKTLTNITCSVCEHPFEPEDMAWCPAYAAPICSLCCSLDSRCHDMCKPAARFNAQVGTVAKALLPETVLGKLTTRLGRYGIAVVLALTAIGAILAMIAHQVAAASPETAEVVNRTILIVFFVFSMISGVVCWFYVLAHDSRVVAEEESSRQNTLLLKEIAAHKKTDTALQNAKETAEAANRAKSRYVVGLSHELRTPLNAVLGYAQILERDETIPAPRQSSIKVIRRSAEHLSGLIDGLLDISKIEAGRLQVYSNEINIQDFLDQIVDMFRPQAQAKGLAFVHQRSPAVPQFVRTDEKRLRQILVNLLSNAIKFTDEGSVTFDVGYRSQVATFTVTDTGRGITERDLSRIYEPFQRGEAESVRPMPGLGLGLTITRLLTNTLGGEISVSSIKDEGSTFRVRLMLSAVMRAMAAAPQEKRIAGYDGPRRTIVVVDDNEDHREMMREILAPLDFIVLTAAGGAECLTLIEGIIPDLFLVDILMPGMNGWQLVSRLREAGQTAPVLMLSANIGDAAVLGDSDDSHNDAIGKPVDIRQLRDKLALHLGLTWIYADAATAVPVKTEAPMRSPGAAHVQELLRLGEIGYIRGIEAKLSDLAKVEANQPFTEKLRAYVAAFDLAGFMTFLHDFDEKVESIG
- a CDS encoding branched-chain amino acid ABC transporter substrate-binding protein, whose translation is MKKSLLSAVALTAMVAFSGNAWADVLIAVAGPLTGPNAAFGAQLQKGAEQAAADINAAGGINGEQIKIELGDDVSDPKQGISVANKFVADGVKFVIGHFNSGVSIPASEVYAENGILEITPAATNPKFTERGLWNTFRTCGRDDQQGAIAGKYLADHFKDAKIAVVHDKTPYGQGLADETKKAMNAAGLTEVMYEGINVGDKDFSALIAKMKEAGVSIIYWGGLHTEAGLIIRQAADQGLKATLVSGDGIVSNELASIAGDAVAGTLNTFGPDPTLNPANKELVEKFKAAGFNPEAYTLYSYAAMQAIAGAAKAAGSVDPEAVATAMKEKGPFPTVLGDISFDEKGDPKIPGYIMYEWKKGADGKYTYVPQEAK